AAGTGACCGTTCGTTGCCACCGTGTCGTACCAGACGTCCTGCCAGACGCCGTCCACCAACCTGCCCATCGGACAAACTCCTTCGTGATCGTTGCCTCAATAGATAACGCTTCCAGCGCCATTCGATAGGTAGCGAAATCGGAACAGTGCGTTTTAGGCTTTGACAGAGGGCAAATTTCTGCTATCGGCGATTTCACAACTTTTTTCGTGTCTGGAAGAATCCACACAGATGATGTTCTCGGGAAACCTGCGACGACGCTGATGCTGCCAACGCCCTCGTCGGGCGAAGCCATCCCTATGTCTGTTCGCATGCCTGGTTTCTCGATCTCATGAAAAAGCACGATCTCGTCTATCTGACCGAAGACGCGTCCCACGACGCAGCCATCGAAATCATCAACGAAGAAGCTTTCGGCCCCGGCCGGTTCGCACGCGCTGCCGCGCGCATCCGCGAGCAGGGGCCGCATGACCGGTCGATGTCCTTCATCTGCGCCGACAACGGCGAGACGATCGCATCGGTCCGGATGACGCCTGTCATGGCGGGCTCGATCAAGGGCCATCTGCTCGGGCCGCTCGCCGTCCGGCCGTCGCACAAGAACCAGGGCATCGGCCGGGAACTGGTGCGCATCGCGGTCGAGGCGGCACGGCGGAAGGGCTCGCATGCGGTGATCCTCGTCGGCGATCCGCCTTACTATCAGCCGCTCGGTTTCGAGAAGGTGCGCTACGCGGCACTCGAGTTTCCGGGGCCGGTCGATCCGGCGCGGGTGCTTGTCGTGCCGATGGCCGAGGGCGTGCATGCCGGACTTTCCGGCGTCATCGCCTGGCGGGATGACAAGCTGGTGCAGGCGCAGCCGATCGCTTTGCCGCTAGCCGGCTGACGCGGATCTTATCGCGTCACGAGCGACTTCTTCAGAAACACCCGGGTTCGGCCAATCGGGAAATCCGGCAGTTCACCGAAGGCCGCATAGCCCTGGCGTTCGTAGGCGCGCAGGGCCTGCGGGTTGAAGGTGTCGATCCAGGCGCTGTGGCAGCCGCGCTTGCGCGCTTCGTCCTCGGCCGCCTGCAACAGCTTGCCAGCAAGCCCCTGGCCGCGAAGATCTTCCGGCAGCCACAGCCACTGCACGAACAGCCAGCCCCAGCCGGTGTAACCGTTCAAGCCGCCGCGCGCTCCCTTGGCCTCCGGGCCACCGACCAGGACGGCGAGGGGGCGGCGCTCCGACGGGCCGATGTCGGCGGCGTTGAAGGCGGTCAGGCCGTTGCCGATGGCTTCGATCGCCTCGGGCGGTGCGGCGTCGGTGACGACGAACATCGGTCCTTACCTCTCGACACGGCGCATGCTGAAAACATCCAGGCGGTCCTCGCCGACATCCGTCTCGTCGAGTTGCCAGCCGAGGCGCTCGTAGAAGGCGCGCTTGCCCGAGAGGGCGCAAAGATGCACGGCTTCGGCGCCCGTATCGAGCGCCGCCTGCGCTGCCTGCAGCACGATGTCTCCGCCGACGCCGGCGCCGCGGAACTGTGGATCGACCCAGACGGCAGCGACCCAGGGGGTGAGATCCGGCCGCTCTTCAAGGTCGGAGGCGATGACCGAGGCAGTGCCGACGAAATCGTCGCCGGCATGAGCCACCAGACACAGCTGCTCGGTATCGGCGGCAAGGCTCTCCTGAAGCAGGCCGGTGATGTGTTCCAGCGGAAAGCCATGCGGCTCCCACCAGGCGCGCCAGATGCGGTCTGCCGCGGCATCGAAGAAATGCGGCGCTTCGCGAAGGTCGCTGACGATCATGGTTCGCTCGCTCATCGTCCCTCGCGATACCAGGTGGCGGAAATCAGCAGCAGCAGTGCCGCAAGACCAAGGAAGCCGGTAAACAGCGGCACGGAATTGACGCCCTTCAACACGGTCTCGTCGGTCATGCGGATCGAGAGCCGCTGGTCGTCTGCTGCACGCACCGAGCCCCTGACCGGCAGAACCGTGGGCAGGTCGAGTGCTCCATCTGCACTGGCAAGGCGCCGCACGAGGCCCTTGGTCTTGTCCGCCCAGGGACGCAGCTTGTCCTCGGTCGAGATCGCCGCCTTGAATTCCGGGGCGTTGGGGTCGCCGACATGGGCAAGAGCCGTGAGCTCGCCGTTCGACATTTCGAACAGCCCGGTTGCGGTGGTGGCGACTTCAGCCGAGTAGAGGCCCGGCTGGCGTTCGGTCAGCTTGACGTCCTGCTTCTCGCCGGAGGGCGAGGTCAAGGTCACCGGACCCGGATCGCCGTCGATCGTCTGGCGGGTGATTTCCAGCGTGCGGCCGCGGGCGCGTGCCGTCAGCGCCTCTTCTTCGAGCGAGGGCTCCTGCATCAGCCAATGGGCGGTGCGGCGATAGAGCGACACGTGCGGGCCGCCGCCTTCGAAGCCGCGCGCCCAGAGCCAGCCCTGGTCGGAGAGCAGCATCGCGACGCGGCCCTTGCCGACGCGGTTAAGCACCAGCAGCGGTTTGCCGTCGGCCGCTTCCATGACCGTATGGCCCTGCGGCCGGTTGACGTCGACCGTGCGGAACCAGCGGCCCCAGTGCGGCGGCTCGCTGTCGGAGCCTTCGAGACCGCGGGTCACCGGATGCTTCTTTCCTTCCTCCGACAGGCGGGGGAAAAAGGCCTTTTCGTTCATCACGCCCGTGGGTGCTGCCGGCAGCACGGCCTCAAGCGGTGTCGCTGCAATCGAATCGTCGCCGGCATGTTCGGGGCCGGCCGCGATCAGCAGCGCGCCGCCGTTCTCCACATATTGCGCGATGTTGTCGTAGTAGAGGATCGGCAGCAGGCCGCGGTGCTGGTAGCGGTCGAGAATGATCAGGTCGAACTCGTTGATCTTGTCGACGAAGAGTTCGCGCGTCGGGAAGGCGATCAGCGACAACTCGTTGATCGGCGTGCCGTCCTGCTTTTCCTGCGGGCGCAGAATGGTGAAATGCACGAGATCGACGGCTGCGTCGGACTTTAGAAGGTTGCGCCAGGCGCGCTCGCCGGCATGCGGCTCGCCGGAGACCAAGAGCACGCGCAGGTTCTCGCGGATGCCGTCGAGCACGTGGACCGCGCGGTTGTTGGCCGTCGTCACTTCGCCCGGAACAGCATCGACGGCAAATTCGAGCACGTTGTTGCCGCCGCGCGGAACGTTGAAGGCGAAGGGCACGTCGGTGCCGGGTTCGGCCCGCTCGCGGGCGATCTCGTTGCCGTTGAGGCGGATCGTGACTTCGGCGCTGCCGCCGGGGGCAGCGCCATCGTCGACCACCCGGAACGAGAGCTTCTGCTCCTCGCCTACGATGCCGAAGCGCGGCGGATTGATCAGTTCCACACGCCGGTCGAATTCATCGGGCTTGCCGGTGATCAGCCCGTGCACGGGGGCGTCGAAGCCGAGCGTGCGACCGACATCGGGGACGTCATGGATCTGGCCGTCGGTGACGAAAATCGCGCCGCCGATGCGCGCCGGCGGAACGTCAGACAGCGAGGAGGCGAGCGCGGAGAAGAGATTGGTCGATGGCGACACATCTGCCGGATCGGTGTTTGCCTCGATGATGCGAGGTTCGATCAGCGGTATGGCCGACAGCCGCTCCTTCAGGCCCTCGACGGCGCGATCGGTCTGCGCGGTGCGATCGCCGTTCTGCTGGCTCTGGCTGCGGTCGACGACGACGGCGACGATGGTCGAGAGCGGATCGCGCAGTTCCACGAAAATCGAAGGATTGGCGATCGCAAGCCCCAGAGCTGCGAGTGCCGCCAGGCGCAGCCAGGCGCCGCGCACCTTCTGCCAGAGGCCATAGGCGATGAACAGCGCCGCGACTGCAAGCAGCGGGACGAAGTAGATCCACGGGATCAGCGGAGCAAAGCCATAGGTCATCGATCGGCCCTCACTGTCCAAGCCTTTGCAGAAGGTCCGGCACGTGAACCTGATCGGCCTTGTAGTTGCCCGTCAGCATGTACATCATGATGTTGACGCCGGCGCGGTAGGCATATTCGCGCTGCATTTCGTCCGGCGGCACCGTCGGCAGGAGCGGTGCACCGTTGACATCAACGGCCCAGGCCCCGGCAAAATCGTTGCCGGTGATCATGATCGGCGTCACGCCGTCGCCGCCGCGCACGGGGCGATTGCTGCGGTCTTCGTCACCATTGGGAGCGGCCTCGACCCAGAGCTGGCTTTCCGCATAGCGCCCGGGGAAGTTCGAAAGCAGGTAGAAGGCCTTCGTCAGCACGTGATCGGAGGGCACCGGCTCCAGCGGCGGAATGTCGAGCCCGCTCAGCATCGCCTGCAGGCGCTGCACGTTGGGGCTGTCGCCGGCATCCGACGGTGTCAGCGACGAGAACTGGTCGCGCGTGTCGAAGAGCACGGTGCCGCCGTTGCGCATATAGGCGTCGATCCGGCTCATCACCCGGCTGCTCGGCATCGGGGCGGTGGCCGAAACCGGCCAGTAGATGATCGGATAGAAGGCCAGTTCGTCCTGTTCGAGATCGACGCCGACGGGTGCGCCCGGTTCCAGCGCGGTTCGGTAGGTCAGATAGTTGCTGAGGCCGATGAGGCCCTGTTCGGAGAGGCGGTCGACCTCCTGCTCGCCGGTGATGACATAGGCGAGATGGGTCGTGTCCAGCCGCTGCAGCGTCTGCTCGTCGCTCGGCTGGCTGTCCTGCGCATGGGCGGTCGCCGGGGCGAGAGCGACGGCAAGGCCGAGCGTTGCAAGGCCAAGCGTTGCGACCAGTGCCGCGGCCGCGGCGC
The nucleotide sequence above comes from Ensifer sp. PDNC004. Encoded proteins:
- a CDS encoding N-acetyltransferase gives rise to the protein MFVVTDAAPPEAIEAIGNGLTAFNAADIGPSERRPLAVLVGGPEAKGARGGLNGYTGWGWLFVQWLWLPEDLRGQGLAGKLLQAAEDEARKRGCHSAWIDTFNPQALRAYERQGYAAFGELPDFPIGRTRVFLKKSLVTR
- a CDS encoding GNAT family N-acetyltransferase: MKKHDLVYLTEDASHDAAIEIINEEAFGPGRFARAAARIREQGPHDRSMSFICADNGETIASVRMTPVMAGSIKGHLLGPLAVRPSHKNQGIGRELVRIAVEAARRKGSHAVILVGDPPYYQPLGFEKVRYAALEFPGPVDPARVLVVPMAEGVHAGLSGVIAWRDDKLVQAQPIALPLAG
- a CDS encoding GNAT family N-acetyltransferase; the protein is MSERTMIVSDLREAPHFFDAAADRIWRAWWEPHGFPLEHITGLLQESLAADTEQLCLVAHAGDDFVGTASVIASDLEERPDLTPWVAAVWVDPQFRGAGVGGDIVLQAAQAALDTGAEAVHLCALSGKRAFYERLGWQLDETDVGEDRLDVFSMRRVER